A window from Corynebacterium accolens encodes these proteins:
- a CDS encoding DUF262 domain-containing protein: MRGSIREIYTLYDGNNRRLLIPVYQRNYDWQHKQCARLFDDLEEIILSDRKKHFFGAVVGKNQDSWNWIVIDGQQRLTTVSILMLAFAHALRDGEIQSEDPSLAEKIISDYLRIGHNKENPRFKLKPVKDDDNAYQKLFGPESEFINSSNVTSNYRFFREKLRSTPLDADQVWKAICRLEVMHLDLEEYDEPQRIFESLNSTGLELKEADKIRNFVLMGLDSTQQERLYNERWNPIEDNCNFQTDSFIRWYLTTYTTKTPREQDVYEAFKSFASKRKTNMPELLDDLYAYSKYFREIRESDTGYPEIDTQLKRMNEFMGAVVLPFLMPLLRDVHESKTTPEDFLEVLLTIESYIVRRFVTGIATNSLNKIFATMYAEVSKLHSDGTPFAPIVIYQINRRSGSGRFPTDAEFKEAFATKDFYNIRAYWRQYLFNCLENGDSKDIRDVSKALAENRISIEHIMPQTLTDAWRQELGDRAEEIHESWLNRIGNLTVTGYNSSYSNSPFTIKKTMENGFDSSPYRLNELLRESDRWSLPQIEKRNEVLTDKALDFWETKSTNFAPPEAVLPKEPMGESEEFSGRKISGFEFGDFRKTTKSWADMVEAVLKYLLHEHRTEILSFAESSKFLRSKKPTTEKTGSFRKIEEGLYVQVGNNTSAKIWFLRSLFEYLDLDPEDLVFTFPVSKTGRTDDTGDQDSSDTSGKYAELTKFYDQLVEAQELKGTPQSTESLRSEFIKDFEYFSVTDPQALFGGKELAEFISSTAIPEMSDDQVLAVLTQHIKVSQMLGGSYLHQEIINGSIAELIHRLSEFS; the protein is encoded by the coding sequence ATGCGCGGCAGCATCCGCGAAATCTATACGCTTTATGATGGCAATAATCGCCGTCTCCTCATCCCCGTATACCAGCGCAATTACGACTGGCAGCACAAACAATGTGCCCGGCTTTTTGACGATCTCGAGGAAATAATCCTTAGCGACCGAAAGAAACACTTCTTCGGCGCGGTAGTCGGGAAGAACCAAGATTCCTGGAATTGGATTGTCATCGATGGCCAACAGAGGCTTACCACCGTCAGCATCCTCATGCTTGCTTTCGCTCATGCCCTCCGAGATGGCGAAATCCAGAGTGAAGATCCCTCGCTTGCTGAGAAAATTATTTCTGACTACCTGCGAATCGGCCACAACAAGGAGAACCCGCGTTTCAAGCTTAAGCCTGTAAAAGACGATGACAATGCTTATCAGAAACTATTTGGTCCTGAAAGTGAATTCATCAACTCATCGAATGTAACGTCTAACTACCGTTTCTTCCGAGAAAAGCTGCGTTCTACCCCTTTAGACGCTGACCAGGTTTGGAAAGCGATCTGCCGCCTCGAAGTAATGCACTTGGATTTGGAGGAATACGACGAGCCCCAGCGCATCTTCGAAAGCTTAAACTCCACCGGTTTGGAACTTAAAGAAGCTGACAAAATTCGCAACTTTGTCCTCATGGGCTTGGACTCTACGCAACAGGAAAGGTTATATAACGAACGCTGGAATCCGATTGAAGACAACTGCAACTTTCAGACCGACTCTTTCATTCGCTGGTATCTCACTACGTACACCACCAAGACCCCACGCGAACAAGACGTTTATGAGGCATTCAAATCTTTCGCTTCCAAGCGCAAGACGAATATGCCAGAGCTCTTGGATGATTTATACGCCTATTCCAAGTATTTCCGTGAAATACGCGAATCCGATACCGGTTATCCTGAAATAGACACGCAGCTAAAGCGCATGAACGAATTTATGGGCGCTGTGGTTCTACCATTCCTTATGCCGCTTCTTCGCGATGTCCACGAATCCAAGACGACGCCTGAGGACTTCCTCGAAGTGTTGCTCACCATCGAGTCCTATATCGTCCGCCGATTTGTCACCGGCATCGCTACCAACTCACTCAATAAAATCTTCGCGACTATGTACGCGGAGGTCAGTAAGCTTCACTCAGACGGCACCCCATTCGCCCCAATCGTCATCTATCAGATCAACAGGCGTTCAGGCAGCGGTCGTTTCCCCACCGATGCTGAGTTCAAGGAAGCCTTTGCCACCAAAGACTTCTACAACATTCGGGCATACTGGCGGCAGTACCTTTTCAATTGCCTGGAAAACGGTGATTCAAAGGATATTCGCGATGTCTCCAAGGCGCTTGCTGAAAATAGGATTTCCATCGAGCACATCATGCCCCAGACCCTTACTGATGCTTGGCGCCAGGAGCTCGGTGACAGGGCCGAAGAAATTCACGAGTCATGGTTAAACCGAATTGGCAATCTCACGGTCACCGGCTACAACTCTTCCTACTCGAATTCTCCATTTACCATCAAGAAAACCATGGAGAACGGCTTCGACAGCTCGCCGTATCGCCTCAATGAGCTCCTGCGGGAATCCGATCGCTGGTCCTTACCCCAGATTGAAAAGAGAAACGAGGTCCTTACCGATAAAGCATTAGATTTCTGGGAAACTAAGTCAACCAACTTCGCACCGCCAGAGGCAGTACTCCCAAAGGAGCCGATGGGTGAAAGCGAAGAATTCAGTGGTCGAAAAATTAGCGGATTTGAATTCGGCGACTTTAGAAAGACCACTAAATCGTGGGCTGACATGGTCGAAGCAGTACTGAAGTATTTACTTCACGAGCACCGGACTGAAATTCTTTCTTTCGCAGAATCTTCGAAATTCCTTCGGTCTAAAAAGCCTACCACCGAAAAAACTGGGTCTTTCCGAAAGATTGAGGAAGGCCTTTATGTTCAGGTTGGCAACAACACTTCTGCCAAAATCTGGTTCCTTCGAAGCCTTTTCGAATATCTCGACTTAGATCCAGAAGATCTTGTATTCACCTTCCCTGTATCCAAAACAGGTCGGACAGATGACACAGGAGACCAAGATAGCAGCGACACTTCAGGCAAGTATGCAGAGCTCACTAAGTTCTATGATCAACTGGTTGAAGCACAAGAGCTAAAGGGTACGCCCCAGAGTACCGAGTCACTTCGCAGTGAGTTCATTAAGGACTTTGAATACTTTAGTGTCACAGACCCCCAAGCATTATTTGGCGGTAAAGAGCTCGCGGAATTCATTTCGTCCACCGCGATCCCTGAAATGAGCGACGACCAAGTCCTAGCTGTACTCACTCAGC
- a CDS encoding gluconokinase: MNQNKFRHVVVMGVSGSGKTTVGEALSPLVGLEYRDGDDMHPQANIDKMAAGAPLNDEDREPWLRQIGQWLAERPEGAMVGCSALKRKYRDLIREYCPGVAFVHVHGDFDVLYERMQHRPGHFMPASLLQSQFDTLEPLEEDETGRVFDVTRPVEEIAKDATAWIKAGS; this comes from the coding sequence ATGAACCAGAACAAATTCCGTCATGTCGTCGTCATGGGAGTCTCTGGCTCTGGCAAGACAACGGTGGGGGAGGCCCTGTCGCCGCTGGTTGGGCTAGAGTACCGCGACGGCGATGATATGCATCCGCAGGCGAATATCGACAAGATGGCCGCTGGGGCGCCGCTGAATGATGAGGACCGCGAGCCGTGGCTGAGGCAGATCGGTCAGTGGCTAGCGGAAAGACCAGAAGGCGCGATGGTGGGGTGTAGCGCGCTGAAGCGAAAATACCGGGACCTGATTCGGGAGTACTGCCCTGGCGTGGCGTTTGTGCATGTACACGGTGACTTTGATGTGTTGTATGAGCGGATGCAACACCGGCCGGGACACTTCATGCCAGCGTCGTTGTTGCAATCGCAATTCGATACCTTGGAGCCACTGGAAGAAGATGAAACTGGCCGCGTCTTCGATGTGACGCGGCCAGTAGAAGAGATTGCTAAAGACGCTACTGCCTGGATAAAGGCTGGCTCCTAA
- a CDS encoding GntP family permease encodes METWEPTLSTGPLLGIAVAAVAVILVLVIYFKLHAFLTLLVVSALTALASGIPLEGIVPTMTESFSSTLGSVALLVGLGAMIGRLVEASGGAQSLADAMVRRFGENKAPLALGIASLIMGFPIFFDAGLIVMLPVIFAVARRLNGPVLAFGLPAAGAFSVMHVYMPPHPGPVAASEFYGADLGLVLLVGLLLALPTWYISGYRFGLFAGKKFPFKVTDAIAGPIVNEEEQPLKPASATTVISILLIPMVLIFFNTGLNALASYGTIDADATWVRFFVMLGQTPIALLITVLIALVVLGLRRGVEKTALEKLVDSSLGPICSVVLITGAGGMFGGVLRTSGIGDALADSLSGLGIPVILACYLIAVALRLAQGSATVALTTAAALMVPAVEAGGFNELQLALIVVATAAGSVFGSHVNDSGFWLVGRLMGMDTMTTLKTWTVNQMLISVIGFALVLVLYGAAAVF; translated from the coding sequence ATGGAGACGTGGGAACCCACATTGTCCACTGGTCCGCTGCTGGGGATTGCGGTCGCTGCGGTCGCTGTGATTTTGGTACTGGTCATATATTTCAAGCTCCACGCTTTTCTCACTCTGCTGGTGGTCTCCGCGCTGACAGCACTTGCATCTGGCATACCACTGGAAGGCATCGTCCCTACGATGACGGAAAGTTTCAGCTCCACCCTTGGCTCGGTGGCGCTTCTGGTGGGCCTCGGCGCCATGATCGGCCGGCTCGTGGAGGCTTCCGGCGGTGCCCAGTCGCTTGCCGACGCCATGGTTCGCCGCTTCGGCGAAAATAAAGCACCCCTTGCACTCGGCATCGCCTCGCTGATTATGGGCTTTCCAATCTTCTTCGATGCTGGGCTTATCGTGATGCTTCCGGTTATCTTTGCCGTCGCCCGCCGCTTGAATGGCCCGGTCCTTGCCTTTGGCCTGCCGGCCGCCGGCGCATTCTCTGTCATGCATGTCTACATGCCACCGCACCCCGGTCCTGTCGCCGCCAGTGAATTCTACGGCGCCGACCTCGGCTTGGTGCTGCTCGTCGGCCTGTTACTGGCTCTGCCTACCTGGTATATCTCCGGCTACCGCTTCGGCCTTTTTGCTGGAAAGAAGTTCCCTTTCAAGGTCACTGACGCCATCGCCGGGCCCATCGTTAATGAAGAAGAACAACCCTTAAAACCTGCCTCCGCCACCACAGTAATTTCCATTTTGCTCATCCCGATGGTGCTCATTTTCTTCAATACCGGGCTCAACGCCCTAGCTTCCTACGGCACCATCGACGCCGATGCCACGTGGGTCAGGTTCTTCGTCATGCTCGGCCAAACTCCAATCGCATTGCTGATTACGGTGCTTATCGCACTGGTAGTCCTCGGTCTGCGCCGCGGCGTGGAAAAGACGGCGCTGGAAAAGCTCGTTGACTCCTCGCTTGGCCCTATCTGTTCCGTCGTGCTCATCACCGGCGCGGGCGGCATGTTCGGCGGCGTGCTCCGCACTTCCGGCATTGGCGATGCGCTTGCCGATTCCCTCTCCGGCCTCGGCATCCCTGTCATCCTGGCCTGCTATCTCATCGCCGTAGCCCTCCGTTTGGCACAAGGTTCAGCCACCGTAGCCCTCACCACGGCCGCTGCCCTCATGGTCCCCGCCGTGGAAGCTGGCGGTTTCAACGAGCTCCAACTCGCACTCATCGTTGTGGCCACAGCCGCCGGTTCGGTCTTCGGCTCCCACGTCAACGATTCCGGCTTCTGGCTCGTAGGCCGCCTGATGGGCATGGACACGATGACAACTCTGAAGACGTGGACCGTTAATCAGATGCTCATCTCCGTCATCGGCTTCGCACTCGTGCTCGTCCTCTACGGTGCGGCTGCAGTCTTTTAG
- a CDS encoding ABC transporter ATP-binding protein, whose translation MATVTFDGASRIYSKDAERPAVDRLNLDISDGEFLVLVGPSGCGKSTSLRMLAGLEPTDRGSIRIGGKDVTGVSPSDRDVAMVFQNYALYPNMSVAQNMSFALENRKVPKDQIKTRVQEAAKILQMEDLLDRKPANLSGGQRQRVAMGRAIVREPAVFCMDEPLSNLDAKLRVSTRAQISNLQRRLGTTTVYVTHDQTEAMTMGDRVAVLNAGVLQQVDTTREIYDRPQNVFVAGFIGSPAMNIYDLAHTSSRLTLGSTRINLANYDFDGGKSVTVGVRPEDWVHTEEGAEFTVKHVEELGNQTYLYGDLADSGEDLQSTTRMGGQTGMLVSARCDYAIGDTFHVSPDPDRVHLFSSTTGERLN comes from the coding sequence ATGGCTACTGTCACATTTGATGGTGCAAGCCGCATCTATTCCAAAGACGCGGAGCGCCCCGCAGTTGACCGTCTTAATCTAGATATTTCCGATGGCGAGTTTTTGGTCCTCGTCGGGCCTTCTGGCTGCGGAAAATCCACCAGCCTACGAATGCTCGCTGGCCTTGAGCCGACAGACCGAGGTTCCATTCGGATCGGCGGAAAAGACGTCACTGGAGTCAGCCCATCAGATCGTGACGTAGCCATGGTCTTTCAAAACTACGCCCTGTACCCGAATATGTCGGTCGCACAAAATATGTCTTTCGCCTTGGAAAACCGGAAAGTACCCAAGGACCAGATTAAGACACGGGTACAAGAAGCCGCCAAAATTTTGCAGATGGAGGATTTGCTTGACCGGAAGCCCGCGAATCTGTCAGGCGGCCAGCGCCAGCGCGTAGCGATGGGCCGCGCCATCGTGCGCGAACCAGCTGTATTCTGCATGGACGAACCATTGTCCAACTTGGATGCAAAACTGCGCGTATCCACCCGCGCGCAGATTTCGAATTTGCAACGCCGCCTTGGCACTACCACGGTGTACGTGACCCACGACCAAACCGAAGCAATGACCATGGGTGACCGCGTCGCGGTGCTTAATGCAGGTGTCCTACAACAAGTAGATACCACTCGTGAAATCTACGACCGCCCCCAGAACGTCTTCGTTGCTGGGTTCATCGGCTCCCCTGCCATGAATATCTACGACCTCGCACACACCTCTAGCCGGCTCACCCTGGGGTCGACTCGCATCAACTTGGCGAATTACGACTTCGATGGTGGGAAATCCGTTACCGTTGGCGTTCGCCCCGAAGATTGGGTGCACACAGAGGAAGGTGCGGAATTCACCGTTAAACACGTTGAAGAACTAGGCAATCAAACCTACCTCTATGGTGACTTAGCGGACTCCGGCGAAGATCTGCAGTCGACGACCCGAATGGGCGGACAAACTGGCATGTTGGTAAGCGCTCGCTGTGATTACGCAATTGGTGATACTTTCCACGTCTCTCCCGATCCTGACCGTGTCCACCTATTTAGCTCTACTACTGGTGAGCGTCTAAATTAG
- a CDS encoding ABC transporter substrate-binding protein has product MLRRKFLALASTASTASFLAACAGTSSTSSQGSSDGGDGGEVTELTWWSNHPASSKDIEKEIISRFEKENPDIKVTLVDAGKNYEEAAQKFNAALTGSDLPDIVVLSDVWWYNFAINGQIANVDDLAKEADIDLSTYVQPLYEDYNYDGGHFALPFARSTPLFYYNKDAWKKAGLPDRGPESWDEMDEWSKKLASADSKMKPFGWGDAVGYLGWIFQGPLWSKGGAYSDEWDLKFTDDKTIEAVEWLKDVTDSKNGYSYMGNDMAMEFGTGRAAATVLSTGDLAGISDTADFELGTAFLPNPKGDGACPTGGAGLAIPSGISKNRQVAAIKLIDFITNEENTSYWSQNVGYMPVRSSAADNEDQKKFMEENPNFETAIKQLPETRPQDNARVFLPGADQEIGGAFEKIVTNRDDVTKVLTDLEKTLQSIYDNQVKPVING; this is encoded by the coding sequence ATGCTTCGCCGTAAGTTTCTCGCGCTAGCCTCCACTGCTTCTACCGCTTCATTTCTTGCCGCTTGTGCTGGCACCTCATCTACCAGTTCCCAGGGCAGTAGCGACGGTGGCGATGGTGGCGAGGTCACGGAATTGACGTGGTGGTCCAACCACCCGGCTTCCTCAAAGGACATCGAAAAGGAAATCATCTCTCGCTTCGAGAAGGAAAACCCTGACATCAAGGTCACCCTTGTTGACGCTGGAAAGAACTACGAAGAGGCAGCGCAAAAGTTTAATGCTGCACTTACCGGCTCTGATCTTCCAGACATCGTGGTTCTGTCTGATGTGTGGTGGTACAACTTCGCTATCAATGGGCAGATTGCCAATGTTGATGATCTAGCCAAAGAAGCCGATATTGACCTCTCGACCTATGTCCAGCCGCTCTATGAGGACTATAACTACGACGGCGGCCACTTCGCGCTTCCCTTTGCCCGGTCAACTCCCCTGTTCTACTACAACAAGGACGCATGGAAGAAGGCTGGCTTGCCAGACCGTGGACCGGAGTCTTGGGACGAAATGGATGAGTGGTCTAAAAAGCTCGCCAGCGCGGATTCTAAGATGAAGCCCTTTGGCTGGGGCGATGCAGTCGGCTACTTGGGATGGATTTTCCAAGGCCCCTTGTGGTCTAAGGGCGGTGCCTACTCCGATGAATGGGATTTGAAGTTCACTGATGACAAAACCATCGAAGCTGTGGAATGGCTCAAGGATGTTACCGATAGCAAGAATGGCTACTCCTACATGGGCAATGACATGGCTATGGAATTCGGCACCGGACGCGCTGCAGCCACTGTCCTATCCACAGGCGATCTCGCAGGTATCTCTGATACCGCTGACTTCGAGTTAGGAACCGCATTCCTTCCCAATCCAAAGGGAGACGGCGCTTGCCCCACCGGAGGTGCAGGCCTCGCCATTCCTTCCGGTATTAGCAAGAACCGCCAGGTGGCAGCCATCAAGCTGATTGATTTCATCACGAACGAGGAAAACACCTCGTATTGGTCCCAAAATGTGGGTTATATGCCAGTCCGCTCTTCTGCTGCCGACAACGAGGATCAGAAGAAATTCATGGAAGAGAACCCGAATTTCGAGACTGCTATCAAGCAGCTTCCAGAAACTCGCCCACAGGACAACGCCCGTGTATTCCTCCCTGGTGCAGATCAGGAGATTGGTGGTGCCTTTGAGAAGATCGTCACCAACCGCGACGATGTCACCAAGGTGCTTACGGATCTAGAAAAGACTCTGCAATCCATTTATGACAACCAGGTAAAGCCCGTCATTAACGGCTAA
- a CDS encoding carbohydrate ABC transporter permease has translation MITDSSPVARRAKLIGGYVGIILVLLLVGLPLFWILMTSFKARGDIYTDPVNWLPPTWETKNYADATTRVPFWTYLRNSVFITAVLSAIKIVLGVVSAYALSILRFPGRNLVFIVVISSLMVPAEITVISNYALVNSLGWRNTFVGIIVPLAGVAFGTFLMRNHFLSLPYELVEAARMDGAGPIRLLTKVLLPVSWPTLTAFSVITLVNEWNTYLWPFLMADTERVAPLQVGLTMLQNNDGVTNWGPVMAATVLTILPMVVIFLGLQKYMIQGLTTGAVKG, from the coding sequence ATGATCACAGACTCTTCCCCTGTAGCAAGGCGTGCCAAACTCATCGGTGGGTACGTAGGAATTATCCTCGTCCTCCTACTCGTGGGACTGCCGTTGTTCTGGATCTTAATGACCTCATTCAAGGCCAGAGGTGATATTTACACCGACCCAGTTAACTGGCTACCGCCGACGTGGGAAACCAAAAATTACGCAGATGCCACAACGCGCGTCCCTTTCTGGACCTACCTGCGTAACTCAGTCTTCATTACCGCGGTGCTATCCGCTATAAAGATTGTGCTTGGTGTCGTCTCCGCCTACGCGTTATCTATCCTTCGCTTCCCAGGACGCAATCTAGTGTTCATCGTGGTGATTTCTTCCCTGATGGTCCCCGCAGAAATCACGGTGATTTCCAACTACGCCTTGGTCAATTCCTTGGGCTGGCGTAATACCTTTGTAGGCATCATCGTCCCGCTGGCTGGTGTTGCATTCGGCACCTTCCTCATGCGCAATCACTTCCTGTCCTTGCCTTATGAGCTTGTGGAAGCTGCTCGCATGGACGGCGCCGGCCCCATTCGCTTGCTCACCAAGGTGCTTCTTCCCGTTTCTTGGCCAACATTGACAGCTTTTTCCGTGATCACCCTAGTAAACGAATGGAATACCTACTTGTGGCCATTCCTGATGGCGGATACAGAACGGGTTGCTCCCCTGCAGGTGGGTCTGACCATGCTGCAAAACAACGATGGCGTTACTAACTGGGGACCAGTAATGGCCGCAACCGTTCTAACCATTCTCCCGATGGTCGTCATTTTCCTTGGCCTGCAGAAATACATGATTCAAGGTCTCACCACTGGCGCCGTAAAAGGTTAG
- a CDS encoding carbohydrate ABC transporter permease, protein MRKATKSRHKEWLLAAALLAPNLILLAIFTYRPLLDNIRLSFFNWNISSSSSTFVGFDNYVEWFTRDDTKTIVFNTVIFTFFTVIGSMVIGLALALLLNQKIRGRNFARSVVFAPYAISGAAIGIAFQFVFDPNFGLIQEILGWFGISSPNFYAVPGWALFMVTFTFVWKNLGYTFVIYLAALQGLDKELDEAAAIDGTGRWRKFWRVTMPQLRNTTFFLSITVLLNSVQVFDIINVMTRGGPQGNGTQTLVFQIYNETFVNFRAGYGATAATILFLILLVVTLIQVRIMDKRG, encoded by the coding sequence GTGCGAAAGGCTACAAAGAGCCGACATAAGGAATGGTTGCTGGCTGCCGCGCTTTTGGCGCCCAACCTCATCTTGCTGGCCATTTTTACCTACCGGCCACTACTGGATAATATTCGGCTTTCCTTTTTTAACTGGAATATTTCTAGTTCAAGCTCCACTTTTGTTGGTTTTGATAATTACGTGGAGTGGTTCACGCGCGACGATACAAAGACGATCGTCTTTAATACCGTCATTTTCACCTTTTTCACGGTCATCGGCTCCATGGTTATTGGGCTCGCGCTTGCGCTACTTCTCAATCAAAAGATCAGAGGCCGCAACTTCGCACGCTCGGTGGTCTTCGCGCCCTACGCCATCTCCGGTGCCGCAATCGGTATCGCCTTCCAGTTCGTATTCGACCCCAACTTTGGGTTGATTCAAGAAATCCTCGGATGGTTTGGCATTAGTTCTCCAAACTTTTATGCCGTGCCTGGCTGGGCGTTGTTCATGGTGACATTTACATTCGTGTGGAAGAACTTGGGTTATACGTTTGTCATCTACTTGGCTGCCCTACAGGGCCTAGATAAGGAATTAGACGAAGCTGCCGCCATTGATGGAACAGGCCGTTGGCGCAAATTCTGGCGCGTGACAATGCCGCAACTGCGCAATACCACCTTCTTCCTTTCCATTACGGTACTGCTCAACTCTGTGCAGGTCTTCGACATCATCAACGTCATGACCCGGGGCGGCCCTCAAGGAAACGGCACCCAGACCCTGGTTTTTCAGATTTATAACGAAACCTTTGTCAACTTCCGTGCTGGTTACGGCGCCACTGCTGCGACAATCCTATTCCTCATCCTGCTCGTCGTTACGTTGATTCAGGTCCGCATCATGGATAAGCGAGGTTAA
- a CDS encoding threonine/serine ThrE exporter family protein — MGVEADVVLRVGMMLMGAGTSGYRVLRGMKRSARALGFDYLDANVGLTQITCTFHRGDSFRTVIARTHSPAVDASRIEALEDLTHNHLYSGITAEELAGMLDSIESDVKKRWSVWVLSTAAAVACAAFAYLNFFPVQAVGLVALAAFVGQFVRYEVLHQHVHQIGGIIAGGAAASITFFILIELLGFAGVVEPSELSSGYVAAVLFLIPGFPLFSALIDIARFDFDAGIARLGYAFTVIFTATFTVSMVSWLTDLSPDPPVPAPDTRWYLLAFVASFFGIAGFAFLFNSSRRMVLVAASVGTVANAVRLGLLELGTTIYFAAFIGGLJIGLXGAXXSXKARXPRJTTXXPAAVIMIPGVTMFRAVYYLNDGQMDQAVANVATGLMVVGAIGAGMVFARLLTDRDWALGRLIDFDKEIPRKKPS, encoded by the coding sequence ATGGGCGTGGAAGCTGACGTCGTCTTGCGCGTCGGAATGATGCTGATGGGGGCGGGCACATCGGGCTATCGCGTCCTGCGCGGTATGAAGCGCAGCGCCCGGGCACTGGGATTTGATTATTTGGACGCAAACGTGGGCCTGACGCAGATTACCTGTACTTTTCACCGGGGCGATTCCTTTCGCACGGTGATTGCGCGCACGCATTCGCCGGCCGTTGATGCTTCCCGCATTGAGGCATTGGAGGACCTCACCCATAACCACTTGTATTCCGGCATTACCGCGGAAGAGCTTGCGGGGATGCTCGATTCCATAGAAAGCGATGTGAAAAAGCGCTGGAGCGTGTGGGTCCTATCCACGGCGGCCGCGGTCGCGTGCGCGGCGTTCGCTTACCTGAATTTCTTCCCAGTGCAAGCGGTAGGGCTCGTGGCGCTGGCGGCATTCGTGGGGCAATTTGTACGCTATGAGGTGCTTCACCAGCACGTGCACCAAATTGGCGGGATCATCGCTGGTGGCGCGGCAGCCAGCATCACCTTCTTTATCCTCATTGAGCTCCTCGGATTTGCTGGGGTGGTGGAGCCGAGCGAGCTGTCCTCAGGCTATGTCGCAGCGGTACTCTTTTTGATCCCGGGGTTCCCGCTCTTTTCGGCGCTGATCGATATTGCGCGCTTTGATTTTGATGCGGGCATCGCCAGGCTGGGCTATGCGTTCACGGTCATCTTTACCGCTACGTTTACCGTCTCCATGGTCAGTTGGCTAACGGATCTCAGCCCAGATCCGCCGGTTCCCGCCCCGGATACGCGGTGGTACCTGCTGGCGTTTGTTGCCAGTTTCTTCGGCATCGCGGGCTTTGCCTTCCTCTTTAATTCCTCGCGCCGCATGGTGCTGGTGGCTGCAAGTGTGGGAACCGTGGCCAACGCGGTGCGCCTTGGCCTCCTTGAGCTGGGCACGACCATCTACTTTGCAGCGTTTATCGGCGGGCTCMTTATCGGGCTCTTKGGCGCGGKGGSCTCGCMAAARGCGCGGKTGCCGCGCMTTACCACCMCCSYGCCGGCCGCCGTCATCATGATCCCTGGGGTGACGATGTTCCGCGCGGTCTACTACCTCAATGATGGCCAGATGGATCAGGCGGTGGCGAATGTAGCCACGGGCTTGATGGTGGTAGGCGCCATCGGTGCTGGGATGGTATTTGCCCGGCTGCTGACGGACCGCGATTGGGCGCTGGGACGCCTTATTGATTTCGATAAGGAAATCCCGCGGAAAAAGCCCTCTTAG